A single Iodidimonas sp. SYSU 1G8 DNA region contains:
- a CDS encoding MAPEG family protein, with translation MIEAKLTALVTIAVIFYTILLSFRVGALRGKTGVAAPATSGHPTFERAYRVHLNTVEQLVLFLPVLWLAVPVVGDVWTAAIGVVWLIGRVLYAVTYTRDPAKRGAGMLITLGATLALMAITVVGVARGFMA, from the coding sequence ATGATCGAGGCCAAACTGACGGCGCTGGTGACCATCGCCGTCATCTTCTACACCATTTTGCTGAGTTTCCGCGTGGGTGCGCTACGCGGCAAGACCGGTGTTGCCGCGCCGGCGACCAGCGGCCATCCCACTTTCGAACGGGCCTACCGCGTTCACCTCAACACGGTGGAGCAGCTGGTGCTGTTCCTGCCGGTTCTCTGGCTCGCGGTGCCTGTCGTCGGAGACGTCTGGACGGCAGCCATCGGCGTGGTATGGCTGATCGGGCGTGTGCTTTACGCCGTTACCTACACGAGGGACCCGGCGAAGCGAGGCGCCGGCATGCTGATCACCCTGGGCGCGACCCTGGCCCTGATGGCGATCACGGTCGTCGGCGTGGCGCGGGGCTTCATGGCCTGA
- a CDS encoding succinate dehydrogenase assembly factor 4, which translates to MTDETKKQPDETVKPAEPAKVDDKPKEYGGPKGPEPTRYGDWERNGIVSDF; encoded by the coding sequence ATGACCGATGAGACAAAAAAGCAGCCCGACGAGACGGTAAAGCCGGCCGAGCCGGCGAAGGTGGACGATAAGCCGAAAGAGTATGGTGGGCCCAAGGGTCCCGAGCCGACGCGGTACGGCGACTGGGAGCGCAATGGCATCGTCAGCGATTTCTAA
- a CDS encoding TerC family protein yields the protein MELLTNPDAWASLLTLTLMEIVLGIDNVIFIALLVQRLPPEQQAKARVLGLGAALVMRVILLFAIVWLIQLTEPLFTVMDNEISWRDIILIAGGVFLVVKATTEIHHSIEGVEEVRKVGVHAAFGMTILQIMLLDIVFSFDSVLTAIGMAEHIEIMIVAVVIAIGVMLFAAGPISDFIHKHPTTKMLALSFLLMIGMALIADGFGFHLPRGYIYAAIGFSVLVEVLNLAVQKRRANKSH from the coding sequence ATGGAGTTGCTGACCAATCCTGACGCATGGGCGTCGCTGCTTACGCTCACCCTGATGGAAATCGTCCTCGGTATCGACAACGTGATTTTCATCGCGTTGCTGGTCCAGCGGCTACCGCCCGAACAACAGGCCAAGGCGCGTGTGCTCGGCCTGGGCGCGGCTCTGGTGATGCGCGTGATCCTGCTGTTCGCCATCGTCTGGCTGATTCAGCTTACCGAGCCGCTGTTCACCGTCATGGACAACGAGATTTCATGGCGCGACATCATCCTGATCGCCGGCGGCGTCTTTCTCGTCGTCAAGGCGACCACGGAGATCCATCATTCCATCGAGGGCGTCGAGGAAGTGCGCAAGGTCGGGGTTCATGCCGCCTTCGGCATGACCATCCTGCAGATCATGTTGCTCGACATCGTGTTCTCGTTCGACTCGGTGCTGACCGCCATCGGCATGGCCGAGCATATCGAGATCATGATCGTCGCGGTCGTCATCGCCATCGGGGTGATGCTGTTCGCGGCCGGACCGATCTCGGATTTCATTCATAAACATCCGACCACCAAGATGCTTGCGCTCAGCTTCCTGCTCATGATCGGCATGGCGCTGATCGCCGATGGCTTTGGCTTCCATCTGCCACGCGGCTACATCTATGCGGCGATCGGCTTCTCCGTCCTGGTCGAGGTGCTGAACCTCGCCGTGCAGAAGCGGCGCGCGAACAAGAGCCACTAG